A genome region from Dickeya dadantii NCPPB 898 includes the following:
- the rpoE gene encoding RNA polymerase sigma factor RpoE has product MSEQLADQVLVERVQKGDRKAFNLLVVRYQHKVASLVSRYVPAGDVPDVAQESFIKAYRALESFRGESAFYTWLYRIAVNTAKNYLVAQGRRPPSSDVDANDAENYENASALKEISNPENLMLSEELRRIVFHTIESLPEDLRLAITLRELDGLSYEEIAAIMDCPVGTVRSRIFRAREAIDNKVQPLIQR; this is encoded by the coding sequence ATGAGCGAGCAGTTAGCGGATCAGGTGCTGGTTGAGCGGGTCCAGAAAGGCGACAGAAAAGCGTTTAACTTACTGGTCGTCCGTTATCAGCATAAAGTGGCGAGCCTGGTATCGCGTTACGTTCCCGCCGGGGACGTGCCCGATGTAGCGCAGGAGTCGTTTATCAAAGCCTATCGCGCGCTGGAATCGTTTCGTGGCGAGAGTGCCTTTTACACCTGGCTATATCGTATTGCCGTCAACACGGCGAAGAATTATCTGGTGGCTCAGGGGCGGCGTCCGCCGTCTAGCGATGTGGATGCCAACGACGCGGAAAATTACGAAAATGCCAGCGCGTTGAAAGAAATATCGAACCCTGAGAACTTAATGTTGTCTGAGGAATTACGACGGATCGTTTTCCATACTATCGAATCATTGCCTGAGGACTTGCGTCTGGCAATTACGCTGCGTGAACTGGATGGGCTGAGCTATGAGGAAATTGCCGCCATCATGGATTGCCCGGTCGGCACTGTCCGCTCGCGTATATTCCGCGCACGGGAAGCGATTGATAATAAAGTGCAACCGCTTATTCAGCGTTAG
- the rseC gene encoding SoxR-reducing system protein RseC: MIKEWATVVSWQAGTAVLHCEQRSGCQSCQSRSSCGTGVLNQIGAAATHQLTVPYSQPLLPGQRVEIGLAESSLLRSAMLVYLLPLLGLMLGAALMQYWLGSEPATVAGAFAGVAVSFVAVKHLSAKIGNNQRYQPVILQVSLPESLLRTDVTPGR; this comes from the coding sequence ATGATTAAAGAATGGGCAACGGTGGTTTCATGGCAGGCCGGCACCGCTGTGTTGCATTGTGAACAGCGTTCCGGCTGCCAGAGCTGTCAGTCTCGCTCGTCCTGCGGCACCGGCGTGCTGAACCAGATTGGTGCGGCGGCGACGCATCAATTGACCGTACCGTATTCGCAGCCGTTGCTTCCCGGCCAGCGGGTGGAGATCGGCCTGGCGGAGTCAAGCCTGTTGCGTTCGGCGATGCTGGTCTACCTGTTACCGTTGCTGGGGCTGATGCTGGGCGCCGCCCTGATGCAATACTGGCTGGGCAGCGAACCGGCGACCGTGGCGGGGGCATTTGCCGGTGTGGCGGTGAGTTTCGTTGCTGTAAAGCATTTATCGGCGAAAATCGGCAATAATCAGCGCTATCAGCCGGTGATTCTGCAGGTTTCTTTGCCCGAAAGTCTGCTGCGTACCGATGTGACGCCAGGGCGCTGA
- the rseA gene encoding anti-sigma-E factor RseA, protein MQKEKLSALMDGEAVDSALLGALSKDDKLQQSWQRYHLVRDTLRGDVSETLMNIDIAARVAAALEQEPVQFNPKAVPESQPHPRTWQALPFWHKVRPLASHLTQIGVAACVSLAVIVGVQHYQQNNAMSDSVAETAPALSTLPVMGGSASPVSLSVPAENSVAHTGQRQMQAQHERINALLQDYELQRRVHSDQLQLQQQGSRQQAAVQVPGTQSLGIQPQ, encoded by the coding sequence ATGCAGAAAGAAAAACTTTCCGCTTTAATGGATGGTGAGGCAGTGGACAGTGCGCTGCTGGGCGCCTTGTCGAAAGACGACAAGTTGCAGCAAAGCTGGCAGCGCTATCACCTGGTGCGTGACACTCTGCGGGGCGATGTCAGCGAAACGCTGATGAATATTGATATTGCCGCTCGGGTGGCCGCCGCCCTCGAACAGGAACCGGTGCAGTTCAACCCGAAGGCGGTGCCGGAATCCCAGCCTCATCCCCGCACCTGGCAGGCGTTGCCGTTCTGGCACAAGGTTCGTCCTCTGGCCAGCCATCTGACGCAGATTGGCGTGGCGGCTTGTGTTTCACTGGCGGTGATTGTCGGTGTGCAGCATTACCAGCAAAACAATGCGATGAGTGACAGCGTGGCGGAAACGGCGCCGGCGCTCAGCACGCTGCCTGTGATGGGCGGCTCAGCTTCTCCGGTCAGCCTGAGCGTGCCGGCCGAGAACAGCGTGGCGCATACCGGGCAGCGTCAGATGCAGGCGCAGCATGAGCGCATCAATGCGCTGCTGCAGGATTATGAACTGCAACGCCGCGTGCATTCCGACCAGCTCCAACTGCAACAGCAGGGGAGTCGACAGCAAGCCGCCGTACAGGTACCTGGTACTCAGTCATTAGGAATTCAACCGCAGTAA
- the lepA gene encoding translation elongation factor 4: MKHIRNFSIIAHIDHGKSTLSDRIIQICGGLSEREMEAQVLDSMDLERERGITIKAQSVTLDYKASDGETYQLNFIDTPGHVDFSYEVSRSLAACEGALLVVDAGQGVEAQTLANCYTALEMDLEVVPVLNKIDLPAADPDRVSQEIEDIVGIDATDAVRCSAKTGVGVPDVLERLVREIPSPEGDPDAPLQALIIDSWFDNYLGVVSLIRIKNGTLRKGDKVKVMSTGQVYNAERLGIFTPKQVDRDALQCGEVGWLVCAIKDILGAPVGDTLTLARKPAEKPLPGFKKVKPQVYAGLFPISSDDYEAFRDALGKLSLNDASLFYEPESSTALGFGFRCGFLGLLHMEIIQERLEREYDLDLITTAPTVVYEVKTTGNEVIYVDSPSKLPPVNNIEELREPIAECHMLLPQEYLGNVITLCVEKRGVQTNMVYHGNQVALTYEIPMAEVVLDFFDRLKSTSRGYASLDYGFKRFQASDMVRVDVLINSERVDALALITHRDNSMYRGRELVEKMKDLIPRQQFDIAIQAAIGNHIIARSTVKQLRKNVLAKCYGGDVSRKKKLLQKQKEGKKRMKQVGNVELPQEAFLAILHVGKESK; this comes from the coding sequence ATGAAGCATATACGAAATTTCTCCATTATTGCTCACATCGACCACGGTAAGTCGACGCTCTCTGACCGCATCATTCAAATTTGTGGTGGCTTGTCCGAACGTGAAATGGAGGCGCAAGTGCTGGACTCCATGGATCTGGAGCGCGAGCGCGGTATTACCATCAAGGCTCAGAGTGTGACGCTGGATTACAAAGCCTCTGACGGCGAAACCTATCAACTGAATTTTATCGATACCCCGGGTCACGTTGACTTTTCCTATGAGGTTTCCCGCTCGCTGGCCGCCTGCGAAGGGGCGCTGCTGGTGGTGGATGCCGGGCAGGGGGTTGAAGCGCAAACGCTGGCTAACTGCTACACCGCGCTCGAAATGGATCTGGAAGTGGTGCCGGTACTGAACAAGATTGACCTGCCGGCCGCGGATCCGGATCGCGTCAGCCAGGAAATCGAAGATATCGTAGGGATTGATGCTACCGACGCGGTGCGCTGTTCCGCCAAGACCGGCGTAGGCGTACCGGACGTGCTGGAGCGTCTGGTGCGTGAGATTCCGTCGCCGGAAGGCGATCCTGACGCACCGTTGCAGGCGCTAATCATCGACTCATGGTTCGACAACTATCTGGGCGTTGTGTCGCTGATCCGTATCAAGAACGGTACGCTGCGCAAAGGCGATAAAGTTAAGGTGATGAGCACCGGCCAGGTGTACAACGCCGAACGTCTCGGGATTTTCACGCCCAAGCAGGTGGATCGCGACGCGCTGCAGTGCGGCGAAGTGGGCTGGCTGGTGTGCGCCATTAAAGACATTCTGGGCGCGCCGGTGGGCGATACCCTGACGCTGGCGCGTAAACCGGCTGAAAAGCCGTTGCCGGGCTTTAAAAAGGTCAAACCGCAGGTGTACGCCGGTCTGTTCCCGATCAGCTCCGACGACTATGAAGCTTTCCGCGATGCGCTGGGTAAACTCAGCCTGAACGATGCGTCGCTGTTTTACGAACCGGAAAGTTCCACGGCGCTGGGCTTCGGTTTCCGCTGCGGTTTCCTTGGTCTGCTGCACATGGAGATCATTCAGGAGCGTCTGGAACGTGAATACGATCTCGATCTGATCACGACCGCGCCGACGGTGGTGTACGAGGTGAAAACCACCGGCAACGAGGTGATCTATGTCGACAGCCCGTCCAAACTGCCGCCGGTCAATAACATCGAAGAACTGCGCGAGCCGATTGCCGAGTGCCACATGCTGCTGCCGCAGGAATATCTGGGCAACGTGATCACCCTGTGCGTGGAAAAACGCGGCGTGCAGACCAACATGGTCTATCACGGCAATCAGGTGGCGCTGACTTATGAAATTCCGATGGCGGAAGTGGTGCTCGACTTCTTCGACCGTCTCAAGTCCACTTCCCGTGGCTATGCATCGCTGGATTACGGCTTTAAGCGCTTCCAGGCATCGGACATGGTGCGTGTGGACGTGCTGATCAACAGCGAACGTGTGGACGCGCTGGCGTTGATCACTCACCGTGATAACTCGATGTATCGCGGCCGCGAGCTGGTGGAAAAAATGAAAGACCTGATCCCGCGTCAGCAGTTCGACATCGCGATTCAGGCGGCGATCGGCAACCATATTATTGCTCGCTCTACCGTTAAACAGCTGCGTAAGAACGTTCTGGCGAAGTGTTACGGCGGCGACGTCAGCCGTAAGAAGAAACTGTTGCAGAAACAGAAGGAAGGGAAGAAACGCATGAAGCAGGTGGGGAACGTCGAGCTGCCGCAGGAAGCGTTTTTGGCCATTCTGCATGTTGGAAAAGAAAGCAAATAA
- the rseB gene encoding sigma-E factor regulatory protein RseB, translating into MKRSWFAACILLGSLSYSSLAPASDSGALLQQMSSASRSLNYEIYYISVSRQGIESLRYRHTVQNGETLAELIHLDGPKREVIQRGSDISYFEADAEPFTLSGDHIVDSLPALIFANVERLSAYYDFIPTGRIRLADRQGDVVRIVSRDGTRFSYIVCLDAESRLPLRVDLLDQNGELLDQYRAISITVDKTVQLAMKPMDKASQPPLLSIPTTSTANFNWVTEWLPVGVEEVSRSQRPLPGVTGLAESRLYSDGLFSFSVNISPAGESHPDQNASLGRRTIHTEVRDNREITVIGELPLATAKRVADNVIFKAQP; encoded by the coding sequence ATGAAGCGCTCTTGGTTTGCCGCATGCATATTGTTGGGCAGCCTGTCTTATTCCTCCCTCGCCCCGGCAAGCGATTCCGGGGCGTTGTTGCAGCAGATGAGCAGCGCCAGCCGATCACTGAACTACGAGATTTACTACATCAGCGTTTCCCGGCAGGGCATTGAGTCATTACGCTACCGTCATACGGTGCAAAATGGCGAGACGCTGGCCGAATTGATCCATCTGGACGGGCCGAAGCGTGAAGTGATTCAGCGCGGCAGCGACATCAGCTATTTCGAAGCGGATGCCGAACCGTTTACCCTATCGGGCGACCATATTGTCGACTCGTTGCCGGCCTTGATTTTCGCCAATGTGGAACGGCTGTCCGCTTATTACGATTTTATCCCTACCGGCCGTATTCGTCTGGCGGATCGCCAGGGCGATGTGGTGAGAATCGTCTCCCGGGACGGCACCCGTTTCAGTTATATCGTCTGTCTTGATGCGGAGTCGCGTTTGCCGTTGCGGGTTGATCTGCTTGATCAGAATGGCGAACTGCTTGACCAGTACCGGGCTATTTCCATCACGGTGGATAAGACTGTGCAGCTTGCCATGAAACCGATGGATAAGGCCAGTCAGCCGCCGCTGCTTAGCATTCCCACCACGTCGACCGCTAATTTCAACTGGGTGACGGAGTGGCTGCCGGTTGGCGTAGAGGAAGTGTCACGCAGTCAGCGGCCGTTACCGGGGGTTACCGGTCTGGCGGAGTCGCGTCTTTACAGCGATGGGTTGTTCAGTTTTTCCGTCAATATCAGCCCGGCCGGGGAGAGTCATCCCGACCAGAATGCGTCGCTGGGCCGTAGAACCATCCATACCGAAGTGCGGGATAACCGGGAAATCACGGTGATTGGCGAACTGCCGCTGGCGACAGCCAAACGCGTCGCGGATAACGTGATCTTCAAGGCGCAACCATGA
- the era gene encoding GTPase Era, with protein sequence MSEEQTYCGFVAIVGRPNVGKSTLLNQLLGQKVSITSRKPQTTRHRIMGIHTEGPYQAIYVDTPGLHIEEKRAINRLMNRAASSSIGDVELIIFVVEGTHWTDDDEMVVNKLRDQKTPVLLAINKVDNVADKTKLLPHIQMLSEKMNFLDVVPISAEKGTNVDTIAAIVRKHLPQAIHHFPEDYITDRSQRFMASEIIREKLMRFLGEELPYSVTVEIERFVTNERGGYDINGLILVEREGQKKMVIGNKGTKIKTIGIEARQDMEQMFEAKVHLELWVKVKSGWADDERALRSLGYIDDL encoded by the coding sequence ATGAGCGAAGAACAAACCTACTGCGGCTTTGTCGCGATTGTTGGCCGGCCGAACGTCGGTAAATCCACCTTACTGAACCAACTGCTGGGGCAGAAGGTGTCCATTACCTCTCGTAAGCCGCAGACGACGCGTCACCGTATTATGGGTATCCATACCGAAGGGCCGTATCAGGCTATTTATGTGGATACACCCGGGTTGCACATTGAAGAAAAGCGCGCCATCAACCGTTTGATGAACCGTGCGGCCAGCAGCTCGATCGGCGATGTGGAATTGATCATCTTTGTCGTGGAAGGTACCCACTGGACAGACGATGACGAAATGGTGGTGAACAAGCTGCGCGACCAAAAAACGCCGGTGCTGTTGGCCATCAACAAAGTGGATAACGTGGCGGACAAAACCAAATTGCTGCCGCATATCCAGATGTTGAGCGAAAAGATGAATTTCCTCGATGTGGTGCCGATCTCCGCGGAGAAGGGGACTAACGTCGATACCATCGCCGCGATTGTGCGCAAACATCTGCCGCAGGCCATTCACCATTTCCCGGAAGACTATATTACCGACCGTTCACAGCGTTTCATGGCGTCGGAAATTATTCGCGAAAAGCTGATGCGTTTTCTGGGCGAAGAATTGCCGTATTCGGTTACGGTGGAAATCGAGCGTTTCGTTACCAATGAGCGTGGCGGTTACGATATCAATGGCCTGATTCTGGTGGAGCGTGAAGGCCAGAAGAAGATGGTGATTGGCAACAAAGGCACCAAGATTAAAACCATCGGCATCGAAGCGCGTCAGGACATGGAACAGATGTTCGAGGCCAAAGTTCATCTGGAACTGTGGGTGAAGGTTAAATCTGGCTGGGCAGACGATGAACGTGCGCTGCGCAGCCTGGGTTATATCGACGATCTGTAA
- the recO gene encoding DNA repair protein RecO, with amino-acid sequence MEGWQRAFVLHGRPYSETSLLLDLFSENEGRVRVLAKGARARRSSLKGALQPFTPLLVRWGGRGEVKTLRNAEPVSLALPLSGPLLYSGLYVNELLTRVLELETDYSALFFDYLHCLQQLAAASGSPEPALRRFELALLEHLGYGVDFLHCAGSGEPVADTMTYRYRAEKGFIASLVVDNVSFTGRELQALASREFPDIDTLRAAKRFTRMALKPYLGGKPLKSRELFRQFIPKPYKAAPDGKI; translated from the coding sequence ATGGAAGGCTGGCAGCGCGCGTTTGTCTTGCATGGGCGACCTTACAGCGAAACCAGCTTGCTGCTGGATCTGTTTTCTGAAAATGAAGGCCGCGTGCGGGTGCTGGCGAAAGGTGCCCGGGCGCGGCGCTCCAGTCTCAAAGGTGCTCTCCAGCCTTTTACGCCGTTGCTGGTGCGGTGGGGCGGGCGCGGCGAAGTCAAAACCCTGCGCAATGCCGAACCGGTTTCTCTGGCGTTACCGCTGAGCGGTCCGTTGTTATACAGCGGCTTGTACGTAAACGAGTTGCTGACGCGGGTGCTGGAACTGGAAACCGACTATTCCGCGCTGTTTTTCGATTATCTCCATTGTCTGCAACAGTTGGCTGCCGCCAGCGGCTCGCCTGAGCCAGCCTTGCGCCGCTTCGAACTGGCGCTGCTGGAGCATCTCGGTTACGGCGTGGATTTCCTGCACTGTGCCGGCAGCGGCGAACCGGTTGCCGATACCATGACTTACCGTTATCGGGCGGAAAAAGGCTTTATTGCCAGCCTGGTGGTGGATAACGTCAGTTTCACCGGGCGCGAGCTGCAGGCGCTGGCGTCAAGGGAGTTTCCCGACATCGATACCCTGCGTGCCGCCAAGCGTTTTACCCGTATGGCGCTGAAACCCTACCTTGGCGGCAAGCCGCTGAAAAGCCGGGAACTATTTCGGCAATTTATACCAAAACCCTATAAGGCGGCGCCGGACGGCAAGATCTAG
- the rnc gene encoding ribonuclease III has product MNPILINRLQKKLGYTFQQYDLLLQALTHRSASSKHNERLEFLGDSILSFVIANALYHRFPRVDEGDMSRMRATLVRGNTLAEIAREFELGECLRLGPGELKSGGFRRESILADTVEALIGGVFLDSNIQTVERLILQWYQTRLDEISPGDKQKDPKTRLQEFLQGRHLPLPTYLVVQVRGEAHDQEFTIHCQVSGFSEPVVGTGSSRRKAEQAAAEQALKKLELE; this is encoded by the coding sequence ATGAATCCCATCCTGATAAATCGTTTACAAAAAAAGCTGGGCTATACTTTCCAACAATATGACCTTTTATTGCAGGCGCTGACTCACCGTAGCGCCAGCAGTAAACATAACGAACGGCTGGAGTTCCTGGGGGATTCCATTCTGAGTTTTGTTATAGCCAATGCGCTCTATCACCGTTTTCCGCGTGTTGACGAAGGCGACATGAGCCGGATGCGCGCTACGCTGGTGCGCGGTAATACGCTGGCGGAGATTGCCCGAGAGTTTGAACTGGGCGAGTGCCTGCGTCTTGGTCCCGGTGAATTGAAAAGCGGCGGTTTTCGCCGTGAGTCGATTCTGGCGGATACCGTGGAAGCGTTGATTGGCGGCGTGTTTCTGGACAGCAATATCCAGACCGTCGAGCGGCTGATTCTGCAGTGGTACCAGACCCGTCTGGATGAGATTAGCCCGGGCGACAAGCAAAAAGATCCGAAAACCCGCCTGCAGGAATTCCTGCAGGGACGCCATCTGCCGTTGCCTACCTATCTGGTGGTGCAGGTGCGTGGCGAGGCGCACGATCAGGAATTTACCATTCATTGCCAGGTCAGCGGGTTTAGCGAGCCGGTAGTGGGTACCGGGTCAAGCCGTCGTAAAGCTGAACAGGCTGCGGCGGAACAGGCCCTGAAAAAGCTGGAGCTTGAATGA
- the nadB gene encoding L-aspartate oxidase — MSSIKDYHCDVLIIGSGAAGLSLALRLAPHARVMVLSKGPLSESATFYAQGGIAAVFDETDSVDAHIEDTLIAGDGLCDREAVSFIARNARHCVQWLIDQGVRFDTETAPHGEARYHLTREGGHSHRRILHAADATGKAVETTLVSQVRQHPNILLLERCNAVDLITSSKLGLPGHKRVVGAYLWNREKEHVESCRAKAVVLATGGASKVYQYTTNPDISSGDGIAMAWRAGCRVANMEFNQFHPTCLYHPQARNFLLTEALRGEGAWLTRPDGSRFMPAFDKRAELAPRDIVARAIDHEMKRLGADCMYLDISHKPADFITQHFPTIHEKLLSLGLDLTREPIPVVPAAHYTCGGVVVDQQGRTDLDGLYAIGEVSYTGLHGANRMASNSLLECLVYGWSAAGDILQHLPEKALVESLPRWDESQVENSDERVVIQHNWHELRLLMWDYVGIVRTTKRLERAQRRISLLQQEISEYYAHFRLSNNLLELRNLVQVAELIVRCALARKESRGLHYTLDYPQQAEKAHPTILHP, encoded by the coding sequence ATGTCGTCTATCAAAGACTACCATTGTGATGTGCTGATCATCGGCAGCGGCGCCGCCGGGTTATCACTGGCGCTGCGTCTGGCGCCTCATGCCCGTGTGATGGTGCTCAGCAAAGGGCCGCTAAGCGAAAGCGCCACCTTTTACGCCCAAGGCGGGATAGCGGCTGTGTTCGATGAAACCGATAGCGTCGATGCCCACATCGAAGATACCCTGATTGCCGGCGACGGCCTGTGTGACCGGGAAGCGGTATCGTTTATTGCCCGTAACGCCCGTCATTGCGTGCAATGGTTGATCGATCAGGGCGTTCGGTTCGACACCGAAACCGCGCCGCACGGCGAAGCGCGCTATCATCTGACGCGTGAAGGCGGCCATAGCCATCGCCGTATCCTGCACGCGGCGGACGCTACCGGCAAAGCGGTGGAAACCACATTGGTCAGCCAGGTAAGACAGCATCCCAATATCTTATTGCTGGAACGTTGCAATGCGGTGGATTTGATCACCTCCAGCAAACTTGGCCTGCCCGGCCACAAACGGGTGGTAGGAGCTTACCTGTGGAACAGGGAAAAAGAGCATGTCGAATCGTGCCGCGCCAAAGCCGTCGTGCTCGCCACCGGCGGCGCGTCCAAGGTCTACCAGTACACCACCAACCCCGACATCTCTTCCGGCGACGGCATCGCCATGGCCTGGCGCGCCGGCTGCCGGGTGGCGAACATGGAATTCAACCAGTTTCATCCCACCTGTCTGTACCACCCGCAGGCCCGCAATTTTTTGCTGACCGAAGCGCTACGCGGCGAAGGCGCCTGGCTGACGCGCCCGGACGGTAGCCGTTTTATGCCGGCCTTTGATAAACGCGCGGAACTGGCGCCGCGGGATATCGTCGCCCGGGCGATAGACCACGAAATGAAACGACTGGGCGCGGACTGTATGTATCTGGACATCAGTCACAAACCGGCGGACTTCATCACGCAGCATTTTCCCACTATCCATGAAAAACTGCTGTCGCTGGGTCTTGATCTGACCCGCGAGCCGATTCCCGTCGTCCCCGCCGCCCACTACACCTGCGGCGGCGTGGTGGTTGACCAACAGGGACGCACCGACCTGGACGGTCTATACGCGATTGGCGAAGTCAGCTATACCGGCCTGCATGGCGCCAACCGCATGGCGTCCAACTCGCTGCTGGAGTGTCTGGTGTATGGCTGGTCCGCCGCCGGGGACATTCTGCAGCATTTGCCGGAGAAAGCGCTGGTGGAATCGTTACCGCGCTGGGACGAGAGTCAAGTGGAAAACTCGGACGAAAGAGTCGTAATTCAGCACAACTGGCACGAGTTACGGCTATTGATGTGGGATTACGTCGGCATTGTGCGCACGACGAAGAGACTGGAACGCGCGCAGCGGCGTATCTCGCTGCTACAGCAGGAAATCAGCGAGTATTATGCCCATTTCCGTCTTTCCAACAATCTGCTGGAGTTACGCAATCTGGTTCAGGTGGCGGAATTGATTGTACGCTGCGCGCTGGCGCGTAAAGAGAGCCGCGGGTTGCACTACACGCTCGATTATCCGCAACAGGCGGAAAAAGCGCATCCTACCATCCTGCATCCCTGA
- the pdxJ gene encoding pyridoxine 5'-phosphate synthase: protein MAELLLGVNIDHIATLRNARGTAYPDPVQAAFVAEQAGADGITVHLREDRRHITDRDVRLLRQTIQTRMNLEMAVTDEMLAIACELKPHFCCLVPEKRQEVTTEGGLDVAGQLDRITAAVTQLRQAGIQVSLFIDADRTQIDAAVASGAPYIEIHTGAYADAQTDAARQQEFERIRDAAAYAASRGIKVNAGHGLTYHNVQPIAALPEMHELNIGHAIIGRAVMSGLASAVAEMKTLMREARR from the coding sequence ATGGCTGAGTTGTTGTTGGGCGTAAATATTGACCATATCGCCACCCTGCGTAATGCTCGTGGCACGGCGTATCCCGATCCGGTACAGGCGGCATTTGTGGCGGAACAGGCAGGAGCGGACGGTATCACCGTACACCTGCGTGAAGATCGACGTCATATTACCGATCGCGATGTACGCCTGCTGCGCCAGACCATCCAGACCCGTATGAATCTGGAGATGGCGGTAACGGATGAAATGCTGGCGATAGCCTGCGAACTGAAGCCGCATTTTTGTTGTCTGGTGCCGGAAAAACGGCAGGAAGTGACGACGGAAGGCGGGCTTGATGTGGCCGGTCAGCTCGATCGCATTACCGCGGCGGTAACGCAACTGCGCCAGGCTGGTATTCAGGTGTCGCTGTTTATCGACGCCGACCGTACCCAGATTGATGCTGCGGTAGCCAGCGGAGCGCCTTATATTGAAATCCATACCGGCGCTTATGCTGATGCACAAACCGATGCTGCCCGGCAGCAGGAATTTGAGCGTATCCGTGACGCGGCGGCCTATGCTGCGAGCCGGGGCATCAAGGTCAACGCCGGTCATGGCCTGACCTATCATAATGTCCAGCCGATTGCGGCGCTGCCGGAAATGCACGAACTGAATATTGGTCACGCCATTATCGGGCGCGCAGTGATGAGCGGTCTGGCGTCGGCGGTGGCGGAAATGAAAACTCTGATGCGGGAAGCCCGCCGCTGA
- the lepB gene encoding signal peptidase I, with translation MANMFALILALATLVTGIVWCLERFKWAPARRAKISALSQQVNGAVDEKTLAHSIKQPGWIETFASVFPVLALVFVVRSFIFEPFQIPSGSMMSTLLIGDFILVEKFAYGIKDPITQTTLIETGHPKRGDIAVFKYPENPRLDYIKRVVGLPGDRVSYDPIAKQVTIQPGCGDKPSCGSALPVTYSNVEPSDFVQTFSGTGREMTSGFYQIPVGQKSEGIRMAVRKETLGEVTHNILTVPGAQDQLGLYYQQMRQSLGSWVVPAGHYFMMGDNRDNSADSRYWGFVPERNLVGKATAIWMSFEKQEGEWPTGVRLSRIGGIH, from the coding sequence ATGGCCAATATGTTTGCCCTGATTTTGGCATTGGCAACGCTGGTGACCGGCATTGTCTGGTGTCTGGAACGGTTCAAATGGGCGCCAGCGCGGCGTGCCAAGATTTCCGCGCTGAGCCAGCAGGTTAATGGGGCTGTCGACGAGAAAACGCTGGCGCACAGTATCAAGCAGCCGGGCTGGATCGAAACATTTGCGTCGGTTTTCCCTGTGCTGGCGCTGGTGTTTGTGGTGCGTTCATTCATTTTCGAACCGTTTCAGATCCCTTCCGGCTCGATGATGTCGACGCTGTTGATCGGGGATTTCATTCTGGTCGAAAAATTTGCTTACGGCATCAAGGATCCGATAACCCAGACAACCTTGATTGAAACCGGGCACCCGAAACGCGGCGATATCGCGGTATTCAAATACCCTGAAAATCCGCGTTTGGACTACATCAAGCGTGTCGTAGGCCTGCCGGGGGATCGCGTCAGTTACGACCCGATCGCCAAGCAGGTCACCATTCAGCCGGGGTGCGGCGACAAACCGAGCTGCGGCAGCGCTTTGCCGGTGACTTACAGCAATGTGGAGCCCAGCGATTTCGTACAGACATTCAGCGGAACCGGGCGCGAGATGACCAGCGGTTTCTACCAGATTCCGGTTGGTCAGAAAAGTGAAGGCATCCGTATGGCTGTTCGCAAGGAAACGTTGGGCGAGGTCACTCACAACATCCTCACCGTACCGGGCGCTCAGGATCAACTGGGGCTTTATTACCAGCAGATGCGCCAGTCGTTAGGGTCTTGGGTGGTTCCAGCCGGTCACTACTTCATGATGGGCGATAACCGCGATAACAGCGCGGACAGCCGATATTGGGGATTTGTGCCGGAGCGTAATCTGGTGGGTAAGGCGACAGCTATCTGGATGAGTTTTGAAAAACAGGAAGGTGAATGGCCTACCGGTGTGCGTTTAAGCCGTATCGGTGGAATTCATTAA